In Nostoc sp. GT001, a genomic segment contains:
- a CDS encoding D-2-hydroxyacid dehydrogenase → MVKLILPDHLIADIKPYLPSNIDVVEVDSEGNLDGDASDAEIYVNGFYLRTSTLDKVLTAAPALRWQQSPSAGVNHILTPTFLQKDIILTNGAGVHAIPISEFVLAFMLYHAKNLRKLQTLQNEHTWVRGVFLEELADATLLILGTGNIGQAIASRAKAFGVTVWGSRRHPEPLPNFDKVVGADEWRSLLPHVDYVVVATPLTPETKGLIDETALRSMRQSAYLINIARGAIVDEAALLTALREGWIAGAGLDTVATEPLPPESPLWSLPNAFITPHCSALSPRLRERIAQLFIDNLQRYQTGQPLRNVVDKQAGY, encoded by the coding sequence TAATCTCGATGGTGATGCCAGTGATGCAGAGATTTATGTCAATGGATTTTACCTGAGAACCTCTACCCTTGACAAAGTACTGACAGCAGCACCCGCGCTGCGTTGGCAACAGTCACCAAGTGCTGGCGTGAATCACATCCTCACACCAACTTTTTTGCAAAAGGACATTATCCTCACTAATGGTGCAGGGGTTCATGCAATTCCAATTTCGGAATTTGTACTCGCATTTATGCTCTATCACGCCAAGAATCTGCGGAAATTGCAAACTTTGCAGAATGAACACACTTGGGTAAGAGGAGTGTTTCTCGAAGAGTTGGCAGACGCGACTTTATTAATTCTCGGCACAGGAAATATCGGTCAAGCGATCGCTTCTCGTGCCAAAGCCTTTGGAGTTACAGTGTGGGGTAGTCGCCGCCATCCTGAACCCCTACCGAATTTTGACAAAGTTGTGGGTGCTGATGAGTGGCGATCGCTCCTCCCACACGTAGACTATGTAGTTGTTGCTACACCACTAACCCCAGAAACTAAAGGCTTGATCGATGAAACTGCATTGCGCTCTATGCGTCAGTCTGCTTACCTAATTAATATTGCTCGTGGTGCGATCGTAGATGAAGCTGCATTGCTTACCGCACTACGTGAGGGATGGATTGCGGGTGCTGGATTAGACACTGTTGCAACCGAACCTCTGCCGCCAGAAAGTCCCTTATGGTCGCTACCGAATGCCTTTATCACTCCCCATTGTTCAGCCTTGTCGCCACGCCTCAGAGAACGCATAGCACAACTATTTATCGACAATCTTCAACGCTACCAAACTGGTCAGCCCTTGCGGAATGTTGTAGATAAGCAAGCAGGATACTAA
- a CDS encoding acyl-CoA dehydrogenase family protein: MSQLEQAVPDTFVAQGLETLSNIFDRVEALSKDFATRAGVHDRDASFPFENFTALHEAGLLNLTIPREFGGQDLGLATICRVIEGIARGDASTALVLTMHYLQHAHAARSRRWHPEVYRRLCRESIEGIALLNAARVEPELGTPARGGLPATIAERTADGWRLTGHKQYTTGSPILSYFVVWARTTEDEPQVGNFLVPRDLPGLRIVETWDHLGMRATGSHDLILKNVLIPSEYALNINPISAAPSFDPLISTWGSLTVSALYLGVASSARDWLVKYLWERSPSNLQEPLATLPRFQTAVGEMEALLFANNRLIYSLAQDIDKGKYEPNLGLQAQAVKYLTTTNSIRAVEIALELTGNPGLLKRNPLERHYRDVLCSRIHTPQNDVICQSLGKSVLKIK; this comes from the coding sequence ATGTCACAGTTGGAGCAAGCAGTGCCAGACACCTTTGTAGCCCAAGGCTTAGAAACTCTCTCCAATATTTTCGACCGAGTTGAGGCTCTGTCCAAAGATTTTGCCACCCGTGCAGGGGTACACGATAGAGATGCTTCCTTTCCCTTCGAGAATTTTACAGCTTTGCATGAGGCAGGATTGCTCAACCTCACCATTCCCCGTGAATTCGGTGGACAGGATTTGGGGTTGGCAACTATCTGCCGGGTGATTGAAGGGATAGCGCGTGGTGATGCTTCGACCGCATTAGTACTGACAATGCACTATCTTCAACATGCTCATGCAGCCCGTAGCCGTCGCTGGCATCCAGAAGTATATAGGCGGCTGTGTCGTGAATCAATTGAAGGTATTGCCCTGCTGAATGCTGCCCGTGTTGAACCAGAGTTAGGAACGCCAGCGAGAGGCGGATTACCTGCAACAATTGCCGAACGAACAGCAGATGGCTGGCGTTTAACAGGACATAAGCAATACACCACGGGCAGTCCTATCCTCAGCTATTTTGTTGTTTGGGCACGGACAACTGAAGATGAACCACAAGTTGGGAATTTTCTAGTTCCGCGCGATCTGCCAGGTTTGCGAATTGTCGAAACCTGGGATCACTTGGGAATGAGAGCTACAGGCAGCCACGATCTCATTTTAAAGAATGTATTAATTCCCTCAGAGTATGCTCTCAATATCAACCCCATATCTGCTGCGCCATCTTTTGATCCACTGATTTCCACTTGGGGCAGTTTGACAGTGAGTGCCTTATATCTCGGTGTTGCTAGTAGTGCGCGAGACTGGCTTGTTAAATATCTTTGGGAGCGATCGCCTTCTAATCTCCAAGAGCCACTGGCAACTCTGCCACGCTTCCAAACTGCCGTGGGTGAGATGGAAGCACTGCTGTTTGCTAATAATAGATTGATTTATAGTTTGGCTCAAGATATTGACAAGGGCAAATATGAGCCTAACCTAGGATTACAGGCACAGGCTGTTAAATACCTCACCACAACCAACTCAATTCGTGCTGTAGAAATTGCCTTAGAACTAACTGGTAATCCTGGTTTATTAAAAAGAAATCCTTTAGAGCGTCACTACCGTGACGTTTTGTGCAGCCGTATACATACGCCGCAGAATGATGTTATTTGCCAGTCATTAGGGAAGTCAGTGCTGAAAATTAAGTGA
- a CDS encoding HlyD family efflux transporter periplasmic adaptor subunit: protein MPHPNRSSPLPPDEQDKYQGYKQQEESVEFDEQTEAENESQDLYYGTEKLLNALPRIWTRGLLYTLIAFAGLFLPWATLSKVDETGSARGRMEPKGATQKLDAQAAGSVKAVTVKEGDTVRAGQVLLELDADLLQTELQQVQSKLQGLQNRQSQLELLKNQLLMSTSLLEQQNKSQELEKLAQLNQVRQNLDAKLSSYNLQKLEKQSLVKQAEEQISTNQDDRKSAEVRFRIDSRNVERYSKLVDDKIVAPNVFDEIKKQEEESKRLYNKSLSDIKQAELRLAQELNSYQVTIKTLESDIKQAKLRLQEEQSSYKSATQAGQLAVMKNQEQLKDIQSQITATQSEIAQTKSQLTSIRVQIQQRVVRSPINGVIFELPTTKAGAVVQVGQRIAQIAPTKTDFVLRANMPNQDSGFLKLGMPVKVKFDAYPFQEYGIVQGKVTWISPDSKVNQTPQGNIETYELEITLDQQYVQSGNKRIPLGAGQTANAEVIIRQRRVIDFVLDPFKKLKKGGLEM, encoded by the coding sequence ATGCCACATCCCAATAGATCCTCCCCACTTCCCCCAGATGAGCAAGATAAATATCAAGGTTACAAACAGCAAGAGGAATCGGTAGAGTTTGACGAGCAGACAGAGGCAGAAAATGAAAGTCAAGATTTGTACTACGGTACAGAAAAACTACTCAATGCCTTACCTCGAATTTGGACTCGTGGTTTGTTGTATACGCTCATTGCCTTTGCTGGGCTATTCTTGCCTTGGGCAACTCTCTCGAAAGTCGATGAAACTGGTAGCGCTAGAGGGCGTATGGAACCTAAAGGCGCAACTCAAAAATTAGACGCTCAAGCTGCTGGAAGTGTCAAAGCAGTTACAGTCAAAGAAGGAGATACAGTTAGAGCCGGCCAGGTTTTACTGGAACTGGATGCTGATTTACTGCAAACAGAACTCCAACAAGTTCAGAGCAAATTGCAAGGGCTACAAAATCGGCAATCCCAACTGGAACTGCTGAAAAATCAACTCTTAATGTCAACAAGTCTTTTAGAACAACAAAATAAATCTCAAGAATTAGAAAAATTGGCTCAACTCAACCAGGTGCGGCAAAACCTGGATGCCAAACTGAGTAGCTATAACCTGCAAAAGTTAGAAAAACAATCATTAGTTAAGCAAGCAGAGGAGCAAATTTCAACCAATCAAGATGACCGAAAATCGGCTGAAGTTCGTTTCCGTATAGATTCTAGGAACGTTGAACGTTATAGCAAACTCGTTGACGACAAGATAGTTGCTCCAAACGTATTTGATGAAATCAAAAAACAAGAGGAAGAAAGCAAACGACTTTATAACAAGTCTCTATCAGATATTAAACAAGCCGAATTGCGTTTAGCCCAAGAGCTAAATAGTTATCAAGTAACTATCAAAACGTTGGAGTCTGATATCAAACAAGCAAAACTCCGACTGCAAGAAGAACAAAGTAGTTATAAAAGTGCCACGCAAGCCGGACAACTAGCTGTAATGAAAAATCAGGAACAGCTAAAAGACATACAGTCACAAATAACAGCAACGCAATCAGAAATCGCTCAGACTAAAAGCCAGCTTACATCTATAAGAGTACAAATTCAGCAGCGCGTGGTGCGATCGCCGATTAATGGGGTGATTTTTGAATTACCCACCACTAAGGCAGGAGCGGTGGTGCAAGTCGGTCAAAGGATTGCCCAAATTGCACCCACGAAAACAGACTTCGTACTCAGAGCAAATATGCCTAATCAGGATAGCGGTTTCTTGAAGTTAGGAATGCCAGTAAAAGTCAAGTTTGATGCCTATCCCTTCCAAGAGTATGGCATCGTGCAAGGGAAAGTTACTTGGATCTCGCCTGACTCGAAAGTTAACCAAACACCCCAAGGCAACATCGAAACCTATGAATTAGAAATCACCTTAGACCAGCAGTATGTCCAAAGTGGGAACAAACGTATTCCATTAGGTGCTGGTCAGACAGCAAATGCTGAAGTCATCATTCGTCAACGACGAGTAATTGACTTTGTTCTAGATCCGTTCAAGAAACTGAAAAAGGGCGGTTTGGAGATGTAG
- a CDS encoding peptidylprolyl isomerase has product MPHNLTISTSDIIHSLKLSCQIPAVVEAIASQSIITEAAQAAGITVTPEELQQEGDNLRFAKKLVKAKDTWSWLEKHHLSVDQFEELAYNNILSRKLANHLFSNQLEKHFYEHQLDYIAAVTYEVVFEDRDLALELFYALEEGEINFPDIARLYISEPEARRAYGYKGLRYRKDFRPEIAAAVFAAAPPEALKPITTPKGVYLIWVEEVIQPQLDEQLRQKIITESFADWLKQQITTMKIVTQIDSDGSQEELIDMLFTKTK; this is encoded by the coding sequence ATGCCCCACAATCTGACTATTTCCACCTCAGATATCATTCACAGTCTGAAACTCTCCTGTCAGATACCTGCTGTTGTGGAAGCGATCGCATCGCAAAGTATTATTACCGAAGCAGCTCAAGCGGCAGGAATTACAGTCACGCCAGAAGAACTACAGCAAGAAGGAGATAACTTAAGGTTCGCCAAGAAGCTTGTCAAAGCTAAAGACACCTGGTCATGGCTAGAAAAACACCACCTCTCTGTGGATCAGTTTGAAGAATTAGCCTACAACAACATCCTTTCGCGGAAGTTAGCAAATCATCTATTTTCCAATCAACTGGAAAAGCATTTTTACGAACATCAGCTAGATTATATCGCTGCCGTTACCTACGAAGTTGTCTTCGAGGATCGAGACTTGGCTTTAGAGCTTTTTTATGCCCTAGAAGAAGGCGAAATCAATTTTCCAGATATTGCTCGTCTATATATCTCAGAACCAGAAGCCCGTCGTGCTTATGGATACAAAGGACTCCGGTACCGCAAAGATTTTCGTCCAGAGATTGCAGCCGCTGTCTTTGCTGCTGCACCACCAGAAGCTCTCAAACCGATAACAACTCCCAAGGGAGTGTATTTAATTTGGGTGGAAGAAGTCATTCAACCCCAATTAGATGAACAGTTGCGCCAAAAAATCATTACAGAATCCTTTGCTGATTGGTTAAAGCAACAAATCACCACGATGAAAATAGTTACTCAAATAGACTCAGACGGTTCACAAGAGGAATTAATAGATATGTTATTCACCAAGACTAAATAA
- a CDS encoding tetratricopeptide repeat protein yields the protein MTTIPDALQLASQYHQAKRFTQAEEIYRQIIDLDPQQSEALYGLGLLVQQREQYQNAEQFFQAALQLQPEVGAIHNSLGFALQQQGKLEEAIACYEKALLILPDSIEVQINIKNILHIQGKLSPEEQIRYAELNEQFALARQQAGDFKIAELYYRQAIALQPDLVSSHTNLGEVLQKQGRFNDAIDSYQQALKIKPDYHYAYHNLGYLFQEKGKFAEAIEAYEKTLSIQPDFAITYNNLGNILRAQNKFDAAIESYQKAIKIRPDIDYIYCNLGTALRDDNQIEAAIQAFEQAVKLTPNYDLAKFGACMSQLPVIYSNVDDIAFRRNQYQQYLQDLAQYYELTNQEERAKASEAVGAFQPFYLTYQGLNDRDLQRTYGEMIFQIMSSRYPQDCQPLVLPNLEKNQKVRIGIVSGFLSSHSNWKIPIKGWVENIDRSEFELFGYYTGDKTDYSTISATKAFDKFVQGVRSTEQWCEVITKDKLHILIFPEFGMDPMTLKLGCLRLAPIQMTSWGHPETSGLPTIDYYLSSDLMEPENAQEHYTEKLVRLPNLSIHYMPLAIPPEEIKKPDIGLKEDDIFFWCCQSLYKYLPNHDDVFPSIAKELGNSKFVFIKSKSEEITERFRQRLNHAFTAFGLDYQDHCLFLSFLNDRKFAGTTALADVFLDSIGWSGCNSTLESIAHNIPVVTLPGEMMRSRHSLAILQMMGIEETIASNKSEYVQIAIRLGKDAQYRQYISQQVAENKHKLYGDLKPVRALEDFILQLVNKPRQFNAEEVAELFQIALQDHRANRLDTAEQLYRQVIEKQPDYSEALYGLGILAQQKGELQEAEKHLSAASQVQPNSVKIWFSLGNLLQGQGQLPEAETAYRKAIALRPDAGTIYNNLGYTLQQQDKWEDAIASYQKALEFQPNCIEAEINLANALFAQGKLSPEKQAYYAELNYQMGIAHQEGGDWQTAVVYYRTAIAIQPDLVEAHYNLGMILQEQGELEEAIACYQKALEFNPQHQEANIKLGDIYQTQQQEFTQVDSLKVSG from the coding sequence GTGACCACAATTCCTGATGCTCTCCAACTCGCAAGTCAATATCACCAAGCCAAGCGTTTCACCCAAGCCGAAGAGATTTATCGTCAAATTATAGATTTAGATCCCCAGCAGTCAGAGGCGTTATATGGATTAGGTCTGCTGGTGCAGCAACGTGAACAATATCAAAATGCAGAACAATTTTTTCAAGCAGCCTTGCAATTACAGCCAGAAGTAGGGGCAATACATAACAGTTTGGGGTTTGCTCTGCAACAACAGGGTAAACTAGAAGAAGCGATCGCCTGTTATGAAAAAGCACTCTTAATTCTTCCTGACAGTATAGAAGTACAAATTAATATCAAAAATATTCTTCACATTCAAGGTAAGCTGTCACCAGAAGAACAAATCCGCTACGCAGAGTTGAATGAGCAGTTTGCTTTAGCTAGGCAACAGGCAGGTGATTTCAAGATCGCAGAATTATATTATCGCCAAGCTATTGCATTGCAGCCAGATTTGGTATCATCTCATACTAATTTAGGAGAAGTACTCCAAAAACAAGGGCGATTCAATGATGCCATCGATTCTTACCAACAAGCACTAAAAATTAAACCAGACTATCATTACGCCTATCACAACTTAGGGTATCTTTTCCAGGAAAAAGGAAAATTTGCAGAAGCAATAGAAGCTTACGAAAAAACTTTAAGCATTCAACCTGATTTTGCAATCACCTATAACAACTTGGGAAATATTCTCAGGGCGCAAAATAAATTTGATGCTGCCATAGAATCCTATCAAAAAGCGATTAAAATTCGACCTGATATTGATTACATATATTGCAACTTGGGAACAGCATTAAGAGATGATAACCAAATAGAAGCGGCAATCCAGGCATTTGAGCAAGCAGTCAAACTAACACCAAACTATGATCTGGCTAAATTTGGTGCTTGTATGAGCCAACTACCAGTTATCTATTCTAATGTTGATGACATTGCATTCAGACGAAATCAGTATCAACAGTATTTGCAAGATTTAGCTCAATATTATGAATTAACTAATCAGGAAGAACGGGCCAAAGCATCTGAGGCTGTGGGAGCATTTCAACCTTTTTATTTGACATATCAAGGTTTAAATGACCGAGATTTACAGCGAACTTATGGGGAAATGATTTTCCAGATTATGTCGAGTCGGTATCCCCAAGATTGCCAGCCGCTTGTTCTGCCAAATTTGGAGAAAAATCAAAAGGTTCGTATTGGTATTGTCTCTGGATTTTTATCTAGTCATTCTAATTGGAAAATCCCGATTAAAGGTTGGGTAGAAAATATAGATAGAAGCGAGTTTGAATTATTTGGTTATTATACCGGAGATAAAACAGATTACTCAACGATAAGTGCCACCAAAGCTTTTGATAAATTTGTCCAAGGTGTTCGCTCAACTGAACAATGGTGTGAGGTAATCACAAAAGATAAATTACATATCTTGATTTTCCCAGAATTTGGGATGGACCCAATGACGCTCAAACTGGGTTGTCTGAGATTAGCACCAATTCAAATGACATCTTGGGGACACCCTGAGACGAGTGGACTCCCGACAATTGACTATTACTTGAGCAGTGACTTAATGGAACCAGAAAATGCTCAAGAACATTATACAGAAAAATTAGTTAGATTACCTAATCTATCTATTCATTACATGCCTTTAGCAATTCCACCCGAAGAAATTAAGAAACCAGATATAGGTTTAAAAGAGGATGATATTTTCTTCTGGTGTTGTCAGTCATTATATAAATATTTGCCTAATCATGATGATGTTTTCCCTTCTATTGCTAAAGAGTTAGGTAATTCTAAGTTTGTATTTATTAAAAGCAAAAGTGAAGAAATCACAGAAAGATTTCGCCAGCGCTTAAACCATGCTTTTACAGCATTCGGGTTAGATTATCAAGATCACTGTTTGTTTTTGTCTTTCCTGAATGACAGAAAGTTTGCTGGGACTACAGCTTTAGCAGATGTCTTCTTAGATAGTATTGGTTGGTCTGGATGTAACTCCACGCTCGAATCTATTGCTCATAATATTCCAGTTGTCACTTTACCAGGAGAAATGATGCGATCGCGCCATTCTCTAGCAATTTTGCAGATGATGGGTATCGAAGAGACGATCGCTTCAAATAAATCAGAATACGTCCAAATCGCCATCCGTCTGGGGAAAGATGCTCAATATCGGCAATATATTTCCCAGCAAGTTGCAGAAAATAAACATAAATTATATGGCGATTTAAAGCCAGTCAGAGCGCTGGAAGATTTTATTTTGCAGTTGGTTAATAAACCAAGACAATTTAACGCCGAAGAAGTTGCTGAACTCTTTCAAATTGCACTTCAAGATCATCGAGCTAATCGCCTAGACACAGCCGAACAGCTATATCGTCAGGTGATAGAAAAACAACCAGACTATTCAGAAGCATTATACGGTTTAGGGATACTGGCACAGCAGAAAGGTGAGTTGCAGGAAGCCGAGAAGCATTTGAGTGCAGCTTCCCAAGTTCAGCCTAACTCGGTGAAAATTTGGTTTAGTTTAGGCAATTTGCTTCAAGGTCAAGGACAGTTACCAGAAGCTGAAACCGCTTACCGAAAAGCGATTGCGTTGCGACCAGATGCAGGGACAATATACAACAATTTGGGCTACACCTTGCAACAACAAGATAAGTGGGAGGATGCGATCGCATCTTATCAAAAAGCTCTGGAATTTCAGCCCAACTGCATAGAAGCAGAAATCAATTTAGCGAATGCGCTGTTTGCTCAAGGGAAGCTTTCACCAGAGAAACAAGCCTATTACGCAGAATTGAATTATCAGATGGGCATTGCCCACCAAGAAGGAGGTGATTGGCAAACTGCTGTTGTTTACTATCGAACTGCGATCGCAATACAGCCTGATTTGGTAGAAGCCCATTATAACTTGGGGATGATACTGCAAGAGCAAGGGGAGTTAGAAGAAGCTATCGCTTGCTATCAAAAAGCTTTGGAGTTCAATCCCCAACACCAGGAAGCCAACATCAAATTAGGAGATATTTACCAAACCCAGCAACAAGAATTTACACAAGTTGACTCACTAAAAGTTTCTGGCTAA
- a CDS encoding Nif11-like leader peptide family RiPP precursor, whose product MSLTIFEKVKDFLVRLVKDEAFYTQLMSDKIEEVIKVMEEGGYNFSKEEFETASIKILELKELGQFDDLSEEELMGAFGGLISINQPVIKPPLITQPKLRDVVVSLPENFGKPSIKPIKWIPRPLPKPWPLRQAIDPPVQALYGVVVSSTEVQ is encoded by the coding sequence ATGTCATTAACAATTTTTGAGAAAGTTAAAGACTTCTTAGTCAGACTAGTCAAAGACGAAGCTTTTTACACTCAATTGATGAGTGATAAGATTGAGGAAGTGATAAAAGTCATGGAAGAAGGTGGCTATAATTTTTCTAAAGAAGAATTTGAAACAGCCTCCATTAAAATCTTGGAATTAAAAGAACTAGGTCAGTTTGATGACCTCAGTGAAGAAGAATTAATGGGAGCATTTGGTGGGCTTATAAGCATCAATCAACCAGTTATTAAGCCACCATTAATCACTCAACCAAAATTACGTGATGTTGTAGTTTCACTTCCCGAAAACTTTGGAAAACCATCAATTAAACCAATTAAATGGATTCCTAGACCACTTCCAAAGCCATGGCCACTTCGTCAAGCAATAGACCCACCTGTACAAGCGTTATATGGAGTCGTTGTTAGTTCAACAGAAGTACAATAA
- a CDS encoding nif11-class peptide radical SAM maturase 3 has product MTYHRKSYAVWEITLKCNLACSHCGSRAGHERANELSPEEALDLVKQMAEVGIKEVTLIGGEAFLRPDWLEIAKAINEAGMLCGMTTGGYGISLETAQKMKSAGIRTVSVSIDGLEATHDRLRGKKGSWKYAFKTMSHLREVGISFGCNTQINRLSASEFPCIYECIRDAGARAWQVQLTVPMGNAADNADILLQPHELLDIYPMLARVARRAYQEGVQLQAGNNIGYYGPYERLLRGRGKEHEFSFWQGCGAGLSTLGIEADGAIKGCPSLPTTAYTGGNIREQTLHDIIEGAEELRFNLGAGTPEGTKHLWGFCKTCEYAELCRGGCSWTAHVFFNKRGNNPYCHHRALVHAKQGMRERVVPKVKAQGLPFDNGEFELIFEPTDTLLPANDRLNFTADSIQWSESWQQEPEFSYSIVR; this is encoded by the coding sequence ATGACATATCACCGCAAAAGCTACGCAGTTTGGGAAATTACCTTAAAGTGCAATCTAGCTTGTAGTCACTGTGGTTCCCGTGCAGGACATGAACGCGCCAACGAACTTTCCCCAGAGGAAGCTTTGGATCTCGTCAAGCAGATGGCAGAAGTTGGAATTAAAGAAGTTACTCTCATTGGTGGTGAAGCATTTCTGCGTCCAGACTGGCTGGAAATTGCCAAAGCTATCAACGAGGCGGGAATGTTATGTGGTATGACTACAGGCGGCTATGGCATTTCGTTAGAAACCGCCCAAAAAATGAAGTCAGCGGGAATTCGTACCGTCTCTGTTTCTATTGATGGCTTGGAAGCAACTCATGACCGTCTGCGGGGAAAGAAAGGCTCTTGGAAATATGCATTTAAGACCATGAGTCATCTGCGAGAAGTCGGTATTTCTTTTGGTTGTAACACCCAAATTAACCGCCTGTCAGCGTCAGAATTTCCCTGCATCTATGAGTGCATTCGTGATGCCGGTGCCCGTGCTTGGCAAGTTCAGCTAACTGTACCAATGGGGAATGCTGCCGATAACGCAGATATCCTGCTCCAACCCCATGAACTGTTAGATATCTACCCCATGCTTGCCCGTGTGGCGCGTCGTGCTTACCAAGAAGGTGTGCAACTTCAGGCGGGAAATAACATTGGTTACTACGGCCCTTATGAGCGACTGTTGCGGGGACGGGGAAAGGAGCATGAATTCTCATTTTGGCAAGGTTGCGGTGCAGGACTCTCAACCTTGGGAATTGAAGCTGACGGAGCGATTAAAGGTTGTCCCTCACTACCGACTACTGCCTATACAGGTGGTAATATTCGAGAACAAACCTTGCATGATATTATCGAGGGTGCAGAAGAACTACGCTTCAATCTAGGAGCAGGAACACCTGAAGGCACAAAACACCTGTGGGGTTTCTGTAAAACCTGCGAATATGCTGAACTTTGTCGTGGGGGTTGCAGTTGGACTGCCCATGTTTTCTTTAATAAGAGAGGTAATAATCCTTACTGTCATCATCGCGCTCTTGTTCATGCCAAACAAGGTATGAGAGAGCGTGTAGTTCCCAAAGTAAAGGCGCAAGGATTGCCATTTGATAATGGCGAATTTGAGCTAATTTTCGAGCCTACAGATACTTTGTTGCCAGCCAA